A single uncultured Acetobacterium sp. DNA region contains:
- a CDS encoding type 1 glutamine amidotransferase: MRIHYLQHVPFENPGSILAWAKTNQCDVTSTHLYNDEALPEVDEFDWLVVMGGPMNIYEEDQYPWLKAEKELIKAAIAANKVVIGMCLGSQLIADIIGGKVVQNKQKEIGWFPIMFSEKAKASPLFSFFPDNPVVFHWHGDTFVDLPQKATTIAENAACKNQAFVYQQRVFGFQFHLENTLPIIEDLITNCGDEMIPGDYVQSPQEVLSHPEYMLQDNQWMAAFLDQLKQLDEAGRI; the protein is encoded by the coding sequence ATGAGAATTCATTATTTACAACATGTCCCCTTTGAAAATCCGGGGAGTATTTTAGCATGGGCAAAAACCAATCAATGTGATGTCACCTCGACACACTTGTATAACGATGAAGCTTTACCGGAAGTGGACGAATTTGACTGGTTAGTGGTTATGGGGGGACCAATGAATATTTATGAAGAAGATCAATACCCCTGGCTGAAGGCCGAAAAAGAATTGATCAAAGCCGCCATTGCCGCCAACAAGGTAGTCATCGGCATGTGCCTGGGCAGTCAGTTGATTGCCGATATCATCGGCGGAAAAGTCGTTCAAAACAAACAAAAAGAAATCGGCTGGTTCCCGATTATGTTTTCGGAAAAAGCGAAAGCATCACCATTGTTTTCATTTTTTCCGGACAATCCAGTGGTCTTTCACTGGCATGGCGATACCTTTGTCGACCTGCCCCAGAAGGCCACGACCATTGCTGAAAACGCGGCCTGTAAAAACCAGGCCTTTGTCTACCAGCAAAGAGTCTTTGGGTTTCAATTTCATTTAGAAAATACCTTGCCGATTATCGAAGATCTCATCACAAACTGCGGCGATGAAATGATTCCCGGGGATTATGTGCAGTCGCCACAGGAGGTACTATCCCATCCGGAGTATATGCTTCAGGATAATCAATGGATGGCAGCATTTCTAGACCAACTCAAACAGCTGGATGAGGCTGGCCGGATTTAA
- a CDS encoding creatininase family protein encodes MLNEMTALEVQEMLKNADQVTAIVTFGSCESHGWHCCLGPDFFVPSEVAKRVAEKLNNVVVLPCVPFGTSIHYNRYPMSITLRYETEIAIAEDIFESLINNGIKHIYILNGHDGNIPALEIAAHKVKNRHREAKFLYLPDWWTKVGPIMGDRFEVWNGLGHGGEGETSIMMALRPELVKLEDATSQVPENVIKINEKVDIIWDIKELTATGATGDPTKASIEKGEQMLEIFVDLVASAIEEMNQRGWEY; translated from the coding sequence ATGCTTAACGAAATGACTGCGCTGGAAGTTCAGGAGATGTTAAAAAATGCCGATCAGGTAACTGCTATAGTGACCTTTGGGTCCTGCGAGAGCCATGGCTGGCATTGCTGTCTGGGGCCAGATTTTTTCGTGCCCTCAGAGGTTGCCAAACGGGTGGCCGAGAAGCTTAACAATGTGGTGGTGCTGCCCTGCGTGCCGTTTGGCACATCCATCCATTACAACCGTTACCCGATGTCGATTACCCTGCGGTATGAAACAGAAATTGCCATAGCCGAGGATATTTTCGAGAGTCTGATTAACAACGGGATCAAGCACATTTATATTTTAAATGGTCATGATGGCAATATCCCGGCGCTGGAAATTGCCGCTCATAAGGTTAAAAATCGCCATCGAGAGGCAAAATTTCTGTATCTGCCGGATTGGTGGACCAAAGTTGGACCGATTATGGGCGACCGTTTTGAGGTCTGGAACGGACTGGGGCATGGTGGCGAAGGTGAAACCTCGATCATGATGGCTTTGCGCCCGGAACTGGTCAAGCTGGAAGATGCCACATCACAAGTGCCGGAAAACGTCATCAAAATTAATGAAAAGGTGGACATTATCTGGGATATCAAGGAACTAACTGCCACCGGTGCCACCGGTGATCCCACCAAAGCCAGCATTGAAAAAGGCGAGCAGATGCTGGAAATCTTTGTTGATCTGGTTGCCAGTGCCATTGAAGAGATGAATCAGCGGGGTTGGGAATATTAA
- the cobI gene encoding precorrin-2 C(20)-methyltransferase: MSAAKKGIFYGIGVGPGDPDLLTVKAAKVLDACDVVITPVKKMGSTSVAFEIVKSHISDLSKVVEMNFPMISLSQEREALEKQWKENADEIEVLLNEGKDVAFITLGDPMVFSTYSYVMEYLLKRNIEIITLSGVPSFCNLGAQLNIPLTQGEESLGVVAMTQPVEEIRAILDAHQNIVVMKISANNAWMAEELEARGLEKSFVLVSNIGMETQQVVRDIDVLKGKIPYLSTLLIKKNYPLQ; encoded by the coding sequence ATGAGCGCAGCAAAAAAAGGAATTTTTTATGGTATTGGGGTTGGTCCCGGAGATCCAGATCTGCTTACCGTTAAAGCCGCCAAGGTTTTAGATGCCTGCGACGTGGTGATTACCCCGGTGAAAAAAATGGGCAGTACCAGTGTGGCCTTTGAAATTGTCAAAAGTCATATTTCTGATCTGTCGAAGGTCGTGGAAATGAACTTTCCGATGATTTCCTTATCTCAGGAACGGGAAGCATTGGAAAAACAATGGAAAGAAAATGCCGACGAAATTGAAGTGCTTTTAAATGAAGGCAAGGACGTCGCCTTTATTACCCTGGGTGATCCCATGGTTTTCAGCACCTATTCTTATGTGATGGAATATCTATTGAAACGTAATATTGAAATAATAACCCTGTCTGGGGTACCATCATTCTGTAATTTGGGTGCGCAACTGAATATTCCGCTGACCCAGGGTGAAGAATCGTTGGGTGTTGTGGCGATGACTCAGCCGGTAGAAGAAATCCGGGCGATTCTGGATGCCCACCAGAACATCGTGGTGATGAAAATTTCCGCTAATAATGCCTGGATGGCTGAAGAACTGGAAGCCCGCGGTCTGGAAAAAAGCTTTGTACTGGTATCCAACATCGGCATGGAAACCCAGCAGGTGGTTCGGGATATTGATGTGTTAAAAGGCAAGATTCCCTATTTATCGACCCTATTAATCAAAAAGAATTATCCCCTTCAGTAA
- the cbiE gene encoding precorrin-6y C5,15-methyltransferase (decarboxylating) subunit CbiE, with product MYPLKIIGLGPGHPDYILPIALKEIEAAEVILCGTRHAESFDVSGKEMLFIGKGTPLSELMEKVAQVYKGKKTALVVSGDSGFYSLLTYAKKVVPAEDIVCIPGISSLQYFFAKLAISWEDAKLMSLHGRDQDLASALAENKKLGILTDKNNNTAFIARILQTAGCENSILYVGEELSYPNEKVIRLTVAEALTYQEEGLAVVVVINE from the coding sequence ATGTACCCATTAAAAATTATTGGACTGGGACCGGGACATCCGGATTATATATTGCCCATCGCCTTAAAAGAAATTGAAGCGGCTGAAGTGATCCTCTGTGGCACCCGCCATGCGGAAAGCTTTGATGTCAGCGGTAAAGAAATGCTTTTTATTGGCAAGGGAACACCTCTAAGCGAGCTGATGGAAAAGGTTGCTCAAGTATATAAGGGTAAGAAAACTGCGCTGGTTGTTTCCGGTGACAGCGGATTTTACAGTCTGCTGACCTATGCCAAAAAAGTGGTTCCGGCAGAAGACATCGTCTGTATTCCCGGAATCAGTTCGCTGCAGTATTTTTTTGCCAAACTGGCAATCAGCTGGGAGGATGCCAAGCTGATGAGTCTTCACGGCCGAGATCAGGACTTGGCGTCCGCCCTGGCTGAAAATAAAAAGCTGGGTATTCTTACCGACAAAAATAATAATACCGCGTTTATTGCTAGAATACTCCAAACAGCAGGTTGTGAGAACAGCATCCTTTACGTGGGCGAAGAGTTATCTTATCCCAATGAAAAAGTAATCCGCTTAACGGTGGCAGAAGCCCTGACGTATCAGGAGGAAGGACTGGCAGTCGTGGTGGTAATTAATGAGTAA
- the cbiD gene encoding cobalt-precorrin-5B (C(1))-methyltransferase CbiD produces the protein MMLNKTIEKNGKTLRYGYTTGSCATAATKAALLMFLNQQKWETIEINTPKGWVLDLALHDQTFSESEASCSVVKDSGDDPDVTNGVKIFSKITPSNQKGIVFAAGIGVGTVTSVGLSIPPGEPAINPTPREMIAREINTILNSDRVKQMANLPKGWRVELSIPQGVELAKRTFNPKLGIIGGLSIIGTTGIVEPMSEDAWKASLKLELSVLHARGFKEIIFVPGNYGKDFSDELGLDETVLVKTSNFMGFMLDEAEQMGFEKILLIGHLGKLVKLAGGIFNTHSSVADGRMEILTAHAGILGATRETMEKIMASKTTDEATDIILAENLPDYFNHLAEVVKKKVTDRVYGTIAIEVVLFSKIHGFLGQSKDAEELRKRLCTH, from the coding sequence ATGATGTTAAATAAAACCATTGAAAAAAATGGCAAAACCCTGCGCTATGGTTATACCACTGGTTCCTGTGCCACGGCGGCAACCAAGGCAGCGCTGTTAATGTTTTTAAATCAGCAGAAATGGGAAACCATTGAAATCAATACGCCCAAGGGCTGGGTTCTGGATCTGGCGCTGCACGATCAGACTTTTTCAGAAAGTGAAGCCTCCTGTTCGGTGGTTAAAGACTCGGGGGATGACCCGGATGTGACCAACGGCGTCAAGATCTTTTCGAAGATCACCCCATCCAATCAGAAAGGGATTGTGTTTGCCGCCGGCATTGGCGTCGGCACCGTGACCTCGGTGGGACTTAGCATTCCACCAGGAGAACCGGCCATTAATCCCACCCCCAGAGAAATGATCGCCCGGGAGATTAACACGATTTTGAATTCTGATAGGGTCAAGCAGATGGCAAATTTGCCTAAAGGCTGGCGGGTGGAGCTGTCGATTCCCCAGGGCGTGGAACTGGCCAAGCGCACCTTTAATCCCAAGCTGGGGATTATTGGTGGCTTGTCCATTATCGGCACCACCGGAATTGTCGAGCCGATGAGCGAAGATGCCTGGAAAGCTTCATTGAAACTGGAACTGTCGGTTTTGCATGCCCGAGGCTTTAAAGAAATTATCTTTGTTCCCGGCAATTATGGGAAAGATTTCTCAGACGAATTGGGACTGGATGAAACTGTGCTGGTGAAGACCAGCAATTTTATGGGCTTTATGTTGGATGAGGCCGAACAGATGGGTTTTGAGAAAATACTGTTAATCGGTCATCTGGGAAAACTGGTGAAGCTGGCTGGCGGGATCTTTAATACCCACAGCAGTGTCGCCGACGGCCGGATGGAAATTCTCACCGCCCATGCTGGGATATTGGGGGCAACCCGGGAAACCATGGAAAAAATCATGGCGTCTAAAACCACTGATGAAGCGACCGATATTATTCTGGCTGAAAACTTGCCGGACTATTTTAATCATCTGGCCGAGGTCGTCAAGAAAAAAGTGACGGATCGGGTTTATGGAACCATTGCAATAGAAGTAGTTCTGTTTTCAAAAATCCATGGCTTTTTAGGACAAAGCAAAGACGCAGAAGAGTTGAGGAAACGATTATGTACCCATTAA
- the cbiT gene encoding precorrin-6Y C5,15-methyltransferase (decarboxylating) subunit CbiT — translation MSKIAGYKDDAYIRGKAPMTKREIRILTISLLGIEPGDVVVDIGAGTGGLTMEAAYAADHGKVYAVEAKETALELVQRNKEHFNADHVVIISGKAPEALAEIKEPVDRVIIGGSGGNMEGLFQWCTANIRAGGRVIANFVTLENAAQATTLMNQYFDNVELIQVGISRGEGIGGLTMLKASNPIFIITGDVK, via the coding sequence ATGAGTAAGATAGCAGGATACAAGGATGACGCCTATATTCGGGGGAAGGCCCCGATGACCAAACGGGAAATCCGCATTCTCACGATTTCGTTGCTGGGAATTGAACCCGGCGATGTGGTGGTGGATATCGGTGCCGGTACCGGCGGTCTCACGATGGAAGCGGCCTATGCTGCTGACCATGGCAAAGTCTATGCCGTGGAAGCCAAGGAAACGGCCCTGGAACTGGTTCAAAGAAATAAAGAACATTTTAACGCCGACCATGTGGTGATTATCTCCGGCAAAGCGCCAGAGGCACTGGCCGAAATCAAAGAACCAGTGGATCGGGTCATTATCGGCGGCTCCGGCGGTAACATGGAAGGTCTCTTCCAATGGTGCACAGCCAATATCCGAGCTGGCGGCCGGGTGATTGCCAACTTTGTTACCCTGGAGAACGCAGCCCAGGCAACGACTTTGATGAACCAGTATTTTGACAATGTGGAACTGATTCAGGTGGGTATCAGTCGGGGCGAAGGCATCGGCGGTTTAACCATGCTGAAAGCCTCCAACCCGATTTTTATTATCACCGGTGATGTTAAATAA
- a CDS encoding response regulator transcription factor produces the protein MYKILIVEDDQIIATSLKNHLDKWGLEAAAIEDFHHILDAFVAYDPQLVLLDISLPFFNGYHWCSEIRKISKVPIIFISSTSDNMNIVMAMNMGGDDFIAKPFDLAVVVAKIQALLRRTYSFQGQVNLLEHKGAILNLGDASITFNDQKLELSKNEFKTLQILLENKGKVVSRDVIMKRLWDSDCFVDDNTLTVNIARLRKKLDEAGLTDFIATKKGIGYLIGD, from the coding sequence ATGTATAAAATACTAATTGTAGAAGATGATCAGATTATTGCAACTTCGCTAAAAAATCACTTGGACAAATGGGGACTTGAAGCAGCGGCCATCGAAGATTTTCATCATATTCTGGATGCGTTTGTGGCCTATGATCCCCAGCTCGTTTTGCTGGATATCTCCCTGCCATTTTTTAATGGTTACCACTGGTGCAGCGAAATCCGTAAGATTTCCAAGGTGCCGATTATTTTTATTTCCTCCACCAGTGACAATATGAATATCGTCATGGCGATGAATATGGGCGGGGACGACTTTATTGCCAAGCCCTTTGATTTAGCCGTGGTGGTGGCAAAAATCCAAGCGCTGCTAAGACGAACCTATTCTTTTCAGGGTCAGGTCAATCTGTTGGAACATAAGGGGGCAATTCTGAATTTGGGTGATGCTAGTATTACCTTCAATGACCAGAAACTGGAACTGAGCAAGAATGAGTTTAAGACCCTCCAGATTCTGTTGGAAAACAAGGGCAAGGTGGTGTCCCGGGATGTGATTATGAAACGGCTTTGGGACAGCGACTGTTTTGTGGATGATAATACCCTGACCGTCAACATTGCCAGGCTCCGCAAAAAATTGGATGAGGCTGGACTTACCGATTTTATTGCCACCAAAAAGGGCATTGGCTATTTAATTGGAGATTAA
- a CDS encoding ABC transporter ATP-binding protein, translated as MRLLEVKNLKKIYTTRFGGNQVQALANVSFSVEQGEYVAIMGESGSGKTTLLNILASLDKPTSGEVLLDGKNIVTILDSEISAFRRDNLGFVFQDFNLLDTFSLQDNIFLPLVLAQKNYEEMNGRLQPLAKRLEIEDILQKFPYEVSGGQKQRAAVARALITQPKLVLADEPTGALDSKAAMNLLKIFSGINDLGQTILMVTHSVAAASHANRVLFIKDGEIFNQIYRGSMSNDDMYQKISYTLSVLASGGDDLE; from the coding sequence ATGCGATTACTCGAAGTAAAGAATTTAAAAAAGATTTATACCACCCGGTTTGGCGGAAACCAGGTTCAGGCGCTTGCCAATGTCAGCTTCTCGGTGGAACAGGGCGAATACGTCGCCATCATGGGGGAATCCGGTTCCGGGAAAACAACCCTCCTCAATATTTTGGCCTCGTTAGATAAACCTACCAGTGGGGAAGTGCTTTTGGATGGTAAAAACATTGTCACCATTCTGGACAGTGAAATCTCGGCTTTCCGACGGGACAATCTGGGTTTTGTTTTTCAGGACTTTAATTTACTGGATACCTTTTCACTTCAGGATAATATCTTTTTACCGTTAGTGCTAGCCCAGAAAAATTACGAGGAAATGAACGGTCGACTCCAACCGCTGGCCAAACGATTAGAAATTGAAGATATTCTCCAAAAATTCCCATATGAGGTTTCGGGGGGGCAAAAACAGCGAGCCGCGGTTGCTCGAGCGCTGATTACTCAGCCCAAACTGGTACTGGCAGATGAACCCACCGGGGCATTGGATTCTAAGGCAGCCATGAATCTGCTGAAGATCTTTTCTGGCATCAATGATCTGGGACAGACGATCCTGATGGTGACCCATTCCGTGGCGGCAGCCAGCCATGCCAACCGAGTTTTGTTTATTAAGGATGGTGAAATTTTCAACCAGATTTATCGGGGATCGATGAGCAATGATGATATGTATCAGAAGATCTCATACACCTTATCGGTACTGGCATCCGGGGGTGATGACCTTGAATAA
- a CDS encoding chitobiase/beta-hexosaminidase C-terminal domain-containing protein, producing MTDHEHRSDNNEAKPANDELNWAELERTDVDSNQNSPPPNSPPPEKNKKKLIIILAIIGGILILGALTFFLYNQFATSNLTSEEKIEKTTDQKELKKLYDELISSYLTSGKSEAEIIALLERAAKETGDQSYLENKDSYLVKAPSFNLAPGTYEGPQNLEIIKSNASDTVYYTIDGSVPTQTSVKYTSAIPLAVGETTVKAMAVSAKGFSSPTVEGKYILTTGSQTNIQSVLTPEAFINKLYGVWYKTDYGNSLSISQTTYTEHIPKPLSNATGDYIVVSTTENGGTIKVLNFTVEGYNAGDTLIEFDFGAPGDNQMRLRHEGKPWWDYAAAEYIGNGQYHLPFQFAGSDIITLN from the coding sequence ATGACTGATCACGAACACCGATCTGACAACAATGAAGCTAAACCAGCTAACGACGAATTAAATTGGGCTGAACTGGAGCGAACTGATGTTGATTCAAATCAAAATAGTCCGCCTCCGAATAGTCCACCACCGGAAAAAAACAAAAAAAAATTGATCATCATCCTGGCAATTATTGGCGGTATTTTGATTCTCGGTGCACTCACTTTTTTCCTTTACAATCAGTTTGCCACCAGTAATCTGACCAGTGAAGAAAAAATAGAAAAAACCACGGATCAGAAAGAACTAAAAAAACTCTATGATGAATTAATCAGTTCCTATCTTACTTCCGGAAAATCCGAAGCTGAAATTATCGCCTTACTGGAACGGGCCGCCAAAGAAACCGGAGATCAAAGCTATCTCGAGAACAAGGACAGCTATCTGGTTAAAGCACCCAGCTTTAACCTGGCGCCAGGAACCTATGAAGGTCCCCAGAATCTTGAAATTATCAAGAGTAACGCCAGTGATACGGTTTATTATACCATCGATGGCAGTGTTCCCACTCAAACCTCAGTTAAATATACCAGTGCCATTCCTCTGGCCGTTGGTGAAACCACGGTTAAAGCCATGGCGGTGAGTGCTAAAGGTTTTTCCAGCCCAACGGTCGAAGGCAAGTATATTCTGACCACCGGTTCTCAAACCAATATCCAATCCGTCCTTACTCCGGAAGCGTTCATCAATAAACTATATGGGGTATGGTATAAAACCGACTATGGCAATTCATTATCCATTTCTCAAACAACTTACACTGAGCATATCCCCAAGCCCCTCAGTAATGCAACTGGTGATTATATTGTTGTTTCAACCACTGAAAATGGCGGTACCATCAAAGTTCTGAATTTCACGGTTGAAGGATATAATGCTGGTGATACCCTGATTGAATTTGATTTTGGAGCCCCCGGGGATAATCAAATGCGACTCCGCCATGAAGGCAAACCCTGGTGGGACTATGCTGCCGCCGAATATATCGGCAACGGTCAGTACCACTTGCCTTTCCAATTTGCCGGATCGGATATTATTACCCTGAACTAG
- a CDS encoding sensor histidine kinase, protein MKTSFGFVFKAYLEARIRVMIAFTLFMLVFAIVYALYHLPLEPAVYSSELVVALAFVFACLDFMRFYQKHLRLSDLINAASVGVGELPRSRNLLERDYQNLVKDLAENRAELISQFDNRQTDMIDYYTLWAHQIKTPISAMGLLLQTEEGASEQTRSYQQELFKIEQYVEMVLQYLRLESMSADLILVEYDLADIVRQAVKKYSIIFINKKISLDLDEMNCRVLTDEKWLVFVLEQIISNALKYTNQGKISIYLDDQKDKTLIIEDTGVGIRAEDIARIFDRGFTGYNGRMDKKSTGIGLYLCQQVLNKLSHSITVTSQVGKGTKVSIDLSTQRFEAL, encoded by the coding sequence ATGAAAACATCATTTGGATTTGTATTTAAAGCTTACCTGGAAGCCCGGATCAGGGTAATGATCGCCTTTACTTTATTTATGTTGGTATTTGCGATCGTCTATGCGCTGTACCATCTGCCGTTGGAGCCCGCCGTTTATAGTTCAGAATTAGTAGTGGCCTTGGCCTTTGTTTTTGCATGTCTGGATTTTATGCGGTTTTATCAAAAGCACTTGCGTCTGTCTGATCTGATCAATGCGGCATCGGTGGGCGTTGGTGAATTACCCCGATCCCGAAATTTACTGGAAAGGGACTATCAAAATCTGGTAAAAGACCTGGCCGAAAACCGAGCCGAGCTGATCTCCCAGTTTGATAACCGACAAACCGATATGATTGATTATTACACCCTCTGGGCGCATCAGATTAAAACGCCCATATCGGCCATGGGGCTACTGCTGCAGACCGAAGAGGGTGCCAGCGAACAGACCCGATCCTATCAGCAGGAGCTATTTAAAATCGAACAATATGTGGAGATGGTGCTCCAGTATCTGCGACTGGAAAGCATGTCCGCTGATTTGATTTTGGTAGAATATGATTTGGCGGACATTGTTAGACAGGCGGTAAAAAAATATAGCATTATTTTTATCAATAAAAAAATATCTCTGGATTTGGATGAAATGAATTGCCGGGTTCTAACCGATGAAAAATGGTTGGTTTTTGTGCTGGAGCAGATTATCTCCAATGCCTTGAAATATACCAATCAGGGCAAAATTTCGATTTATCTGGATGATCAGAAAGACAAAACCCTGATCATTGAAGACACCGGGGTTGGCATCCGAGCAGAAGACATTGCCCGGATTTTTGACCGGGGTTTCACTGGTTATAACGGCAGAATGGATAAAAAATCCACCGGCATTGGTCTTTATCTGTGTCAGCAGGTGTTAAACAAATTATCCCATTCCATCACGGTGACCTCCCAGGTCGGGAAGGGTACAAAAGTGAGCATTGATTTATCAACCCAGCGGTTTGAAGCTTTATAA